Within Crassostrea angulata isolate pt1a10 chromosome 2, ASM2561291v2, whole genome shotgun sequence, the genomic segment tcgtgtttattaattgcacaaaatctctagataagtttatcgcttacaattattttggagaccatgcccgataacaaatacatttacatatcaaattttttttttatcgggCACAGTCTCCAatcaaaatgtaagcgataaacttaaataatattttagtgaatgtttacattgcaccttattgtattcatccgccatttcttgattaagcaaatttatactaatgcaatgagttgtcaataaccagggaggcaaagttgtttttatacacaatttagttgaataaaaggaatacaaatcttgtaatacgtttaatacttcaaggaacttattttttatgcgcattaaaaaggcggtgcagtgcatgaatttttggacgattgccaatctagacgatcgctagaaggatgccgagcattagctcgacgccttaaaaaatCATTGCTAAATTCAACATTTGGACAAAATTATAAGTTCAATGGAGCTAAAATTCCTAGAAAGTTAAATGAATTGGAACTTCCTAGTAATTAGcacatctacacattgtgtcctaaatactttaaaagtttcatattaaacatgataaaattcTGTGCAGctgtttaatatatgttttgcTTAAAATCCAGGACTGACTGAGATAGGTTGAAATCATTATTCTCTAACAATTCCATTACATGGGGTATAATAATTGCACAATTAGCAAAACAAGATACATTTTGGAATTGATAATGATCTGacatttacaatttataattgttcagtttaatattatatacttcatgtggatatttttttttataatattccacattcagaaaataaaacttgtataaCATGATGTTTCTCACTCAGCAACAGACAGCCATGTTTGGATGATCacaaagtgtgaaataaacaggattcagtattacagtccatgtgaattatacacagctcaatttcagctgcagatgttgaacaaagtgacaaacaacatgtgtggttttgagagcagactagatttgtacagaaacatttacaacctgtcaatatccCAGCTATCTCCATTATACGGCTTGTGTTGAGCTGGACATGGTGTCCTGATCAGGACGGGGTCtgtgttcatctacaacaagtcattaattagctgttaattaattaattacatacattatatgtaacgatagagctacatctacaaattaaaactttaaactgAATACATGATACTTGGTCtatcatttgtttaattaattaagtcAATTAACATGTAACAAAACATCTGATTACAAATACATGCGTCAGTGAGTTCTACCTTCGTTTAGTTGATGAGTTGTTGTGACGAGGTGTCGTGTATCTGGTGTCTCCATCAGGACGGGGTCtgtgttcatctacaacaagTCATTAATTAGCTGTCAATTAatacatacagtatatgtaatgatagagctacatctacaaattaaaactttaacctgATTACCATGACACTTGctttatcatttgtttaattaattaaattaagtcAATTAACATGTCACAAAATAactgattacaaatacatgtgtcactctatatatttcataattaaatacaaCAACCTGCTATTTCTATTCACTAAATACAATgacatgtaactgtacatttaattaataaaataatgtatctaatttgtctttattttagataaacacTGACTCCCAATGACTGGTAGATACAGCTAACCCTGTAACAATgagttgtttatattgacaaacaatcacacagataaacatgtcttacatgtatcttattgactgataattaacacggactatgtgtcttagttatctatatctaattaatgtgaatgataatgactcagacttacctgtcagagcgtcctgtctggtgatatacctgtagacacaCACCTTGGTGTTGtatccgacccagagacggtgagtgttgacatcataactcaggctccATGGTAAACCCATCTCTTGTGATTttgtcagtagatgtgacaggaactgaccgtccttatTTATCATCTGTACTGTTGTaacatcacacaccaggatgtgtgacagcgcgtcagtacagattccatgTAGCCATAGTCGTGATCCTgatggatgtcctgtgtaggagaaacgatgtcttcctccacgctctgtcaccactacagcacgAGACTCaaagtcagacaccacgacatccccattgttgttctctgttatatagttagGTGTACTATACAGTCCCCGTCCTGTGTTGTTGTTCTGTATGGTTTGTGTGACttgtccactctggttgtaccgggttaccttgcctgttACCTTGCCTGTCTTTGTATCATAGTTatacatcccgaccagtagatccccagtggacggggaccagtacacacactcTGGTAGCCATGTAGagtctgttctctctataaatgtggtggttgttttcatatcctttgacagtttgttgatgttatgtTTCCTATCtttataaatcagttcactctcactgttcactgtgtgtaatccaGATATATCACTATCTGAATcctccacacgatgtagagggacacctgttgtgtctgtcaacatgagattgttccaatcactgacccagacccggtctgatgtcacacaggaaatgtgataaCAACGATCAACACCTGTCACTGTGAGAGATTGATGGAGCTCAGCACTAgacgtcagtttcagcagacactggtttcctacgcgtcggtttcctctctctgtgatttggattgcactcagtgactccatcacatcctccttgttgagtgactcagtcatggagagctggctggtgtggagtgtaAGATGTATCTGGGGGAGGGCTGTCTTTGTGAAGGAGAGGAATTGTAGCGCACTGAATGTGAATGCTGGCTGTACATATCTGTGTTCATATCTCCTTAGTCTGACAATATGTCTGATCATTtctatcttttgttttttacatctgtgtttgaaatcaaagtaacATAACACATTATTCAATAGTTTATATACCACATCATCAATGAGATCCTTCAGGTTCTGggcctttgttaacatctctGATTGAAGGGGGGAGAATTCTGTGTGACAGGTTTTGACATCAGCTTTGATTCCTGTcaggagaacaggtctgtaaaagagagcctcACTTCTGATGGTGTGAATGGTTCCTCTGTGTTGTTGTCGCTTTGTTTTATAGGATGTTCCAACATCAAGTTGTCTGTGAGTTCTATGTTTTCTACAGTGGAAACAGACAGGAACTTGACAAGGTTCACAGTACTTTGTATAAACATGGCTAGGATGTCTCACACAGATCTCTTGTGTTGggatgtagttgattttatcacggtgtgacacaacatcatggtctattgtttggagatcttttacatggttctctttacactggggacacagatcacatggacacgATACACAATGGTACGCTGTGTCCCCCGGACACTTAGAACACTGATTTACTCCGTATGGGGAGCTTGCTGTGATGTATGGGGAGCTTGCTGTGATGTATTGCGAGCTTGCTGTGATGTATTGGGAGCTTGCTGTGTCCATGATGTGGGCGGTCTGGGTCACAACctgttcaatgaaaataaagagttttaggattattattgtttgtataaacattcaatgtcaaattttaaaagaaatatatttgggatttttaaagattaatatattttctctaCTTGGATAATTGACAGTCTATTATTCTGGTTCTGATTATAGAGACACTCAACCAGTAGAAAAATACAACATAAGATTGCTGAGTGAGAAAGaggtgctctctctctctctctctctctctctctctctctctctttatccCTACATTTCTTTCTGTTTCTCTCTCTTGGATGTGTACATAATTGAGAAAGTGTACTATATGATTTTCTAGCAGAGAAagtcagagagaaaaaaaaaataagatgtaaAGTACACATCACAATTAAGTTAAttcaattaccgggtatttacTGTCTCAATTTACCTAACATGTACTCCTGCtctttctatttctttctctcaatCTCTGTTTCCCACAATTTCAATACTAAACatgcactctctctctctctctctctctctctctctctctctctctctctctctctctctctctctctctctctctctctctagatcTTATTCCTCctctctctctgattttttTCTAACACATGCTTTTTCTCTGTCTCCtcagatttctcttctaaacatgtatttttgctctctctttctctctttcagaCAAACTCCATTAAACATGTGCATGTACTAAATATATCTTACTCTCAAagatgtaatctctctctctctctctctctctctctctctctctctctctctctctctgacctaTTCttataaacatgtgcatcttactattgtaatttctctctctttttctctctgaGTGACTCTCTGTTAAACATATGCATCTTTCTATTTCTCTTagacatgtaatctctctctctctctgtgtctgtctgtctgtctctctctctcgcaCATTATTACTCCTTCATTCACTATCTCTAATTTTACAGCTCAACAAGTACTTCTTATCTCTCATTCTTTCTCTAAGCCTCTGTCCctcattatttcataaataaacatgtaaacactttctatcttttatgtaaacatgtgtatcttgcttattctctcagacatgcagtctctctctctctctctctctctctctctctctctctttcttgtgacttactcttatacatgtaaacatgtgcatcttattctctcagacatgtagtctctgtTTCTTACTCACAGACTTagtatgtaaacatgtgcatctaaCTATTTTTCTCAGAcatgtattctctctctctctgtctctctctctcttctcctCTGACCTACTCTGTTAAACATATGCATCATTCTatttctctcagacatgtaatcAATTTCATTCTTTTATTATTACTTTCTCTCACTATCTCAtgattttacagctaaacatgTACTTCTTATCTCTCATTAAATCTGTTCTCTTGCTTTCTATCTGTTCTCTCTATCCCTCACACTCTCACTAcaaaacctctctctctctcttctaacATGTAATCTTGTTTTCTATCGTCCCTCTCTtctctctatctatctctctctctctctttcagaTGAACTCAACTAAACTTTGTCTCTTACTCCCTTACTCTTGTTGTTCCATatctatcatttaatatttattgttcTGTATAACATGTctgtttgctctctctctctgaaacttgctcttatacatgtaaacatgtgcgtcttacttattctctcagacatgtaatatctctctcactctctctttTCTCTGACTTACTTActctgttaaacatatgtatCTTTTCTTagacatgtaatctctctctctttctctctcattattactttctttaattgctatcaaaatacaattcacACCTAATCCTCAAATTTGTGCAAAATGGGAACCCACCAGTGTATACATGTTAATTACTGGTTTACGTCCCATGCTTTGCTATTCCCTTAACCCTGGTTGATTTTTAactgctgccccccccccttagaTAAATCAGCCCTGATATTACCACAAAGGTATGTTTCTCCTCGTCTAACATATCAATAATCAAATTGGAATGTGGGCAATAGTTATATTGTCAGTTCCTGGGTAAGAAGTTGATGTTGACCTCGGCCTATGCTCTTGAGAAACAGTTCTTATCCCAGTACTAACACAATGACCACTGCCCTCATACCCATTTAAAAGAtgtatactacatgtaaaatgtctatgaatgacacacgacGACAAACGTGGGATAGCAATGGGTCTCCTGAgtaactcaggtgacctaataatACAGAGTATAGCTACATGAACATggtgatattacatgaatactataccacATATATTCTCTCTTTGATCTTTCAGTCAACAGCACAGTCAAACACAGCCTGGGAACCTGTAAAaagaccatcaactgttacattctAGTACTTGTTGATAGCCCGCGCAATTGCGGGATTTaatattacatacatttatatgatacaatgcttcacaagatatctgtgagccaatgctcactagtgatacccctgctctgatgtaaatatgcaaaataagcaaagtcgacatttaacaaaaagctggcatccgattggtacagaaatatatcccataatatggcatgcctaaacaaatagtgtgttaaaatttcaagcatctgcgattaatagctgctgagaaatctttgaggaaaatttgtttgaaaattttggcttaaaataaacaaagtcgtcatttaacaggaagttgacgttcgattggtacaaaaatatatcccgtgatatggcatgccttaacaaacactgtgtaaaaatttcaagcatctgcgataaattgttgctgagataaatgtgacagaaatttttgttacggacggacagacagacggacagacagacatacggacagacacacaagggtaaaacagtataccccctctcctttggagcgggggtataattatatgttgattcatattttttggtttatttatgtaaacatagagtctgatttttttcttagttgcTTTATTAACCTTTTGTCAAACTCGCAAAAATCTACATTTACTATATTAATTACTGCTTACTCTCAAACATGTACCTTCAATCTAtgtttattctctctctctctctctctatctctctctctctctctctctctctctctctctccacacacACATCACCATAACTTAGCTATAGAAATGAGGGCCGACACAGGATTTGCCTTCTGTCTGATTGGATTGAAACACTGTTTTTCAAATGTGACACATATCTTCAGTATGTTCTTATTTACAATTCATCTATGAAATACAGAatgtaactttttataataaggTTATAACACATGGATAAAATGCAGTTGTGTCTTTACCCCATGTAAagaacagactataattgctatcaaaatacaattcacacctaaaccctcaaatgtgtgcaaaatggGAACCCACCAATGTATACATGAGAATTACCGGCTTATGTCCCATGCTTTGCTATTCCCTTAACCCTGGTTGATTTTTGACTGTCCCACAGGCAGATAATTGGACTATACCCCAGCCCTGACATTACCACAAGGATATGTTTCTCCTCATCTAACACATCAATGATCTAATAGGATTGTGGGCAATAGTTATTTTGTCAGTTCCTGGGTAAGAAATTGATGTTGACCTCCGCGTATGGTTTCGGGCAACAGTTCTTACCCCAGGactaacacaatgactactgccctcatacccatttaaaagatgtatactaaaatgtctatgaatgacacacgacGACAAACGTGAGATAGCAATGGGtctcctgagtgactcaggtgacctaaaaatacatagaatagttacatgaacatggtgatattacatgaatactataccacAAATATTCTCTCTGACCTCTCAGTCAACAGCACAGTTAGACACAACctgggaacctgtaaagagaccatcaactgttacatactatagactggtataacctatcagtcaacagtcagacacagagaacctgtaaagagaccatcaactgttacatactacagactggtataacctatcagtcaacagtcagacacagggaacctgtaaagataccatcaactgttacattctAGTACTTGATGATATCCCGCACAAGTGCGagatttaattatatatacattaatatgatacaatgcttaatatttcaaatattttttttgttcatttatgtatatattttgtctgattcttttctaaattgttttcttaaccttttctttaaaattaaaataaaaaaccaactgCATGTCTGGATTATTACAGGAGTGGGGATGACAAATCCAAACTAAAATGgatgatatatacatattacaaacctatatttaagtattgaatccttattttttgaaagtctcataactgcaacggtgtgtgcatacaaattgaataacgcgcgttagaaTACGGATTTAATGCTTTACATATTTATACCTTCATGCCTTATACCTCAAAATTACTATAttatcctatgggtaagttcaaattaatggaagagccacagtaacagccacaagtgTGATCTTTGATTTTCGTTTGTGATGTTGCACttaacagcgttcaacgtttgtgacgtcacaattaaaactcgtgatttaaccttttagtaccctgtctgtgttatggtgctatatctgcagtagctttacatgcaaaatatatgtggaatgtaaatatacatattatataccCATCAGTTTTTCTTCCTTGATACTGTCAATTTCACAGTTTGATCTGAGTTTCCGGATCACCACACTGTGGTTTTCCGATTCCGTATCACTGCTCTCTGAAACTGATAACATCTGTATTTTAGCctgtttttaaaagagtttatataaaatacagtcaaacttcgttatctcaaactagatgggactgtttaaaacctttgagatatctgagtatttgAAATATCAAGGTACAATACTTAAAGcggaaggaaagtcaaaaacacattttatttatattaataaagtgttttaaatcATCACACGTGGTCATGCTGTGTTGAAAATAAACTACATAATTAAGCTATAATGCACGTTTGAAGTTAGAGAAATTGTATTTACACGAGAttgacatgatgtagaactcttttgtattgaAAACCAAGTTTGGTTTACATACACGCATACAACATATAAAGTGCTCTGAATAAAACGCTGGTTTACACCTTTCGTTACTCAAGTTATCGTctgaacaaaaataatgtttagatTCAAAAGTCAATCCAAAGAATATtatatgtatgcataaatatattattttttattaaagcaCACAGTGGGccaattcatttcattttgtaatCCTACAAATTTATTCTTATCAAAATAGAATGATGTCGATTATTTGTTTCAAGGACCCCGCCCCCTCTTCTCAGTACAAATGTAttatatattcaaatacattaatgtattaaattaattaaattaatttattaaaacatcCTACCATATTCACCATTCTATTAATGATCACTATTGATGTGGATCATTTGTAGTATAGGAAAACGGTCtaggaaaaacaaaacatttttttatgagcATTCATCGCCCAGTCACCTTTCAACTTTCCTATTTTATGTATACatgatttattcatatagatgtagaacacaatctgttcattgtttacaaattaatgtataagGTTTGCTACCAATCTTTCCTgtattaaaatgtatgaaattaaaagacGCTAGTGTATGCTAGTAATGTAACTGTGAAACGATAAGCACGTGCCTTTATCATTGTGATGTCATGATCAGAAAAAGTTCACACAttattgaacgttttcgctattcaAAGGTTCAtagaaggaaacatatttgcaactATAAATATCAAGTATTACCTTCTATGTATACTCTAAGTAAATtcccagtaaatatattcacccTTTACATAATCattcaatataatttcattGCTAGCCTAGTATCTACAAACTCCCACTGACTTGGATTCGGCTTTCATAAAGTTTGCGATGCggtttttagattcatttgtcgatgaacaaaaaaatttatacagtCATTCCTATattaatttcatctttatattACTTATTAAACGTATATATActctataaacattttttttaaaaaaaaagggggttCTGTGTCTGACCAAACGACTTGTCTTGTCACTAGTACATTGAGCTGTTGGATTGAAACAACTTACCCCCTCCTCCCTTACCTGAACTAAGTTacaacagtttttttcttcaacactttacatatacatgaatGACACGATTTCGAAGGTTTGTTTCCGGGTCagccattttatttcaagttgatttttaaaaatatcacgttTTATCTCACATAGATTATCACTGGCATGATATATGGAAGAAGTAGACTACATGTAGGATATATGATATGACAAACCTTTTGTTTCACTGGGAACAATTATCTAAACGGATAGAAATAAACTTTTCTTTCCTCTTCCCAAATGCAAATCTGTCTATCGTCTGTTCGGCATACGTCACAGCGATGCCTAGACGCTTCGCCACCTAGACATTTCGACCCCATGTCGTTTCGGTACCAgataatgaatacatgtatatcgctTTTCAAAGATAGAAAAAGCGGTTCGAATATTTAGTTTTAATGTAATAATCGGTCAACTTAGTTTTTATTATTACttaatttcatctttatattACTAAACGTATATATACTCGaagtaaactttttttaaagtaagggggtgggtggggggatGGGGGAGggataaaaatgaatttgagaCCACGGATGACTTCTAAAGCGATCCTGTATTTCTACATTTTTCGCAGAAATGTTTGCCAGAACAATTCAAGTGAATTTATTGGTCAGTTTCACTGTATGtgctttgttttattaattcatgtcAAATTTCATAATGCGTTTGTGAAATGAAATTGTCTTTTTGACGGCAATCCTGCTACCTTCATaatctgtcccaagttattgcttccatcacttgttgatgatttttaataaagatacatatacctgtgaaagaaatacaaatgaCATCGATATAGGGGAATATGtccaagatattttcattgaacaattatcattttcactcaaaaaagttcacaggaacgaacaCAAATTtattacggagatttataatgaaCACCTGAGgcagtagagggggcgtttcaaaacagataatctggatatttttcatattagtggatgaacatagtttgaATGCAAACtgaaaggtatttatgattatcaaaatatcaagcaaaaagtgatggaagcaaaaactcgggataCACTTCacagaaaaatatatctttctCTCTGTTTTGCTATAGGCCTATATATTGccgtttttttaaatttatctttgactctatttgttacttttttctCTAAcaggttctctctctctctctctctctctctctctctctctctctctctctctctctctctctctctctctgtgtgtgtctctctctctgctaCCTCCATATATAGAGTATAGCATTCCTGTCCAGTCACGATGAagtgtgtttgttttataacaGAATGTCTGATTCTGACTGACACCGGAAATCGTGTTTATTTCAGCAGCCAAAACATCGCACTTGTTGAACTGAACACAAGCACATAACAACATGTCATGGACACTCGGTACACGCACTTTTGCaccaaataaaataatcaacaagttgctgtcctttaaaaaaggactacaatacgtgtaccatttgcatgtgtttccaacgaaaacgtgaaagccttaagattgtCAGAGATTCCATCGACTCTAGctctctgcttttaaccactaaatttgtacattgtattacgtatacatatatgtatagccctgactttttatctcataatttaaagggttcatacttctaaaatgattatgatctatctatgaatgaagtttgcatgtaaaGTATCAGGCATTTGGTGAATTCTACTAtctgcgcacacattacgattcgcactactttgttaaataacgttatgcagtgacagctttgtgtaaattaaaaatttcatattttgatgcatttttcttgagatttaaacttttatacagtgacataattattcaatcatacttaaatgcttaaaaaaatttaatgggAGAGTTCTCTAGCCttgcctactataaaagtaaagttaagttacatgtgttttcggaaaacaacaaaacattgcaaattatgctatttgatgcatgttgtagtttcggcataacataaacttatttcataatactgatagttcatgtCACATGACAatcatttcttaaaaaggaatactttgtttctgtactgtttaccgacaactttacaattataGCGCCTTtaaacttatgtgtgcataaggcacggaatcccgatcccgattcagataaacgtgtgctagcctggttccctgagctacccattacgcacaggaaccaggctagctcatgcgcagactaaattttccccatagcatccggtttaacctcgcttatatattttctgcgtggacctcagggtccacgcaatgaaAGCAAAATATATACGGTAAGAATCGTATGAcataatggatttttttttttatgaattacagCTAGAAATGTTATTCACATTATAGACACAATCAATTTAAGAAACAGCatacattaaacatataaatcataacaaagctattaatatacattaaacatataaattataacaaagctattaatatacattaaacatataaatcataacaaagctattaatatacattaaacatataaatcataacaaagctattaatatacattaaacatataaattataacaaagccattaatatacattaaacatataaatcataacaaagctattaatatacattaaacatataaattataacaaagctattaatatacattaaacatataaattataacaaagctattaatatacattaaacatataaatcataacaaagctattaatatacattaaacatataaattataacaaagctattaatatacattaaacatatataagCAGCAATCACcaagatatatatatttcaacttttaacCTAAGGTGTGTTATTttgtttgccccccccccaccctcctCCCTTCTCCCAGAGGaagctaggggggggggggggtacagaGGTCTATTTTTGGTAGCTTTACTACACTGCTTTAataagttggggggggggggggtggggggttagCTTAAACCACGCCATCGTTTAAAAATCGTCAGCGCAAGACACGTCCTTTTCTTCCTATAATTAggcaacttcaaaacaaagaaatgtttGCAGGCTTCAGGATCGGGGGCGGATTAGGGGAGGGGGGAGGTGGATGGGGCCTGCCCTCCCCCACACTTATGTGGTATTTCTTACTTATCAACAATGCATGCGTAAgcgagagaaagagagagagagagagagagagagagagagagagagagagagagagagagagagagagagagagagagagagagggagaaaaACCACATGTACAAGATCAACCCTGACTCTTAATACAAATGTGAAGTATGGGGGTTCGAAACTGGGgagcatttttaatttaatcttcT encodes:
- the LOC128171382 gene encoding uncharacterized protein LOC128171382 isoform X2, producing MDTASSQYITASSQYITASSPYITASSPYGVNQCSKCPGDTAYHCVSCPCDLCPQCKENHVKDLQTIDHDVVSHRDKINYIPTQEICVRHPSHVYTKYCEPCQVPVCFHCRKHRTHRQLDVGTSYKTKRQQHRGTIHTIRSEALFYRPVLLTGIKADVKTCHTEFSPLQSEMLTKAQNLKDLIDDVVYKLLNNVLCYFDFKHRCKKQKIEMIRHIVRLRRYEHRYVQPAFTFSALQFLSFTKTALPQIHLTLHTSQLSMTESLNKEDVMESLSAIQITERGNRRVGNQCLLKLTSSAELHQSLTVTGVDRCYHISCVTSDRVWVSDWNNLMLTDTTGVPLHRVEDSDSDISGLHTVNSESELIYKDRKHNINKLSKDMKTTTTFIERTDSTWLPECVYWSPSTGDLLVGMYNYDTKTGKVTGKVTRYNQSGQVTQTIQNNNTGRGLYSTPNYITENNNGDVVVSDFESRAVVVTERGGRHRFSYTGHPSGSRLWLHGICTDALSHILVCDVTTVQMINKDGQFLSHLLTKSQEMGLPWSLSYDVNTHRLWVGYNTKVCVYRYITRQDALTDEHRPRPDQDTMSSSTQAV
- the LOC128171382 gene encoding uncharacterized protein LOC128171382 isoform X1, giving the protein MDTASSQYITASSQYITASSPYITASSPYGVNQCSKCPGDTAYHCVSCPCDLCPQCKENHVKDLQTIDHDVVSHRDKINYIPTQEICVRHPSHVYTKYCEPCQVPVCFHCRKHRTHRQLDVGTSYKTKRQQHRGTIHTIRSEALFYRPVLLTGIKADVKTCHTEFSPLQSEMLTKAQNLKDLIDDVVYKLLNNVLCYFDFKHRCKKQKIEMIRHIVRLRRYEHRYVQPAFTFSALQFLSFTKTALPQIHLTLHTSQLSMTESLNKEDVMESLSAIQITERGNRRVGNQCLLKLTSSAELHQSLTVTGVDRCYHISCVTSDRVWVSDWNNLMLTDTTGVPLHRVEDSDSDISGLHTVNSESELIYKDRKHNINKLSKDMKTTTTFIERTDSTWLPECVYWSPSTGDLLVGMYNYDTKTGKVTGKVTRYNQSGQVTQTIQNNNTGRGLYSTPNYITENNNGDVVVSDFESRAVVVTERGGRHRFSYTGHPSGSRLWLHGICTDALSHILVCDVTTVQMINKDGQFLSHLLTKSQEMGLPWSLSYDVNTHRLWVGYNTKVCVYRYITRQDALTDEHRPRPDGDTRYTTPRHNNSSTKRR